In the genome of Cydia strobilella chromosome Z, ilCydStro3.1, whole genome shotgun sequence, one region contains:
- the LOC134753737 gene encoding uncharacterized protein LOC134753737: MESSRVNHHTRKRPAAVAAAVDTATTPLSLRDVMSEIHKISAQLAPLSTVVADIQAIKTDVAELKRSNSNTSKKLSQFEDRLEKVEASNEHGALKSRITNLEVELNEKDQWLRYNNIEIKGVPLKNNENLFEILQRIGTKVTYIVPKTSVNYITRVPSRGENASRQKSIIVSFTNRYTKEDFIAACRICKTITLDDIGFQGAGRVYVNDHLTVKNKILLNKTKAVAKENNFQYVWVKHGKIHIRKTDSSPVLQVRTEEDLSKLH; the protein is encoded by the coding sequence CCGGCTGCCGTGGCTGCGGCTGTCGACACTGCGACCACACCTCTGTCGCTGCGCGACGTGATGTCGGAAATCCACAAAATTTCAGCTCAGTTGGCTCCCTTATCCACGGTTGTTGCGGATATCCAAGCAATCAAAACTGACGTCGCAGAACTTAAGAGGTCTAACTCTAACACCTCCAAAAAATTATCACAGTTCGAAGACCGCCTCGAAAAAGTTGAGGCCTCTAATGAGCACGGTGCGCTCAAATCTCGGATAACTAACCTTGAGGTTGAGCTCAACGAAAAAGATCAATGGCTCAGATACAACAACATCGAAATAAAAGGAGTACCCCTGAAGAACAATGAAAATCTCTTTGAGATTTTGCAAAGGATCGGTACAAAGGTAACTTACATAGTGCCCAAAACCAGCGTGAATTATATAACCCGAGTGCCTTCACGTGGTGAAAATGCATCAAGGCAAAAGTCGATTATTGTATCGTTCACGAACAGATACACGAAAGAGGATTTTATCGCAGCGTGTCGCATCTGCAAGACCATCACCCTCGACGACATCGGCTTCCAGGGCGCCGGCAGGGTGTACGTCAATGATCATCTGACGGTCAAGAATAAGATACTCCTGAATAAGACAAAGGCCGTGGCAAAGGAGAATAATTTTCAATATGTGTGGGTGAAACACGGAAAGATTCACATTCGGAAAACCGATTCTTCGCCAGTACTGCAAGTGAGAACGGAAGAAGACCTCTCGAAGCTTCATTGA